The Medicago truncatula cultivar Jemalong A17 chromosome 4, MtrunA17r5.0-ANR, whole genome shotgun sequence genome includes a region encoding these proteins:
- the LOC11441601 gene encoding protein S-acyltransferase 11, whose protein sequence is MHSSTEELIPTTVGIIATPSNIFTASSTQERHVTTATKNYETTCWGCGLHLLLPSRAPVFKCGWCGAITDQSKQKCDKNGLRWRLLRDRCIVTIVIMFMLFIIFGGVWAIYPVVYSISLSGIFHSIITVTLAVATISSFSLSAFRCAGTPPNLVWGSYPTIGNGDLENYTFCHYCSRPKSPRTHHCRSCGKCILNMDHHCPFIGNCVGAANHRSFIAFLISGLFSTIYISIVSVHAGFHMWPPLTYSIGRIHGTTIENLAWRIVKETIFAFMRSVQLLSARGFILIYLFVASFSMMIGLSVLLWQQLRFIYEGETYLSHLSSQGHNGDGMKDCQNLVRFFGFSFSVKRYLPKFLVSSYSEETHKGKYT, encoded by the exons GAGCGACATGTAACTACGGCTACCAAGAATTATGAGACAACATGTTGGGGTTGTGGACTGCACCTTTTGCTTCCATCTCGTGCACCAGTGTTCAAATGTGGCTGGTGTGGGGCCATAACAGATCAGAGCAAACAGAAATGTGACAAGAATGGCCTTAGATGGAGACTACTGCGTGATCGATGCATTGTTACTATTGTCATCATGTTTATGCTCTTTATAATTT TTGGCGGGGTGTGGGCAATTTATCCTGTCGTCTATTCTATCAGTCTTTCTGGGATTTTCCACTCTATCATTACGGTAACCTTGGCTGTAGCTACCATTTCCTCTTTCAGCCTTTCAGCTTTTCGTTGTGCTGGCACACCACCAAACTTAGTGTGGGGAAGCTACCCCACTATAGGGAATGGTGACCTTGAAAATTATACCTTCTGTCACTACTGCTCGAGACCCAAGTCACCCAGAACTCATCACTGCCGCTCTTGTGGAAAATGTATACTGAACATGGATCACCACTGCCCATTT ATCGGGAACTGTGTTGGCGCAGCTAATCACCGCAGCTTCATTGCATTCCTAATTTCAGGATTGTTCAGCACCATCTATATTTCTATAGTGTCTGTACACGCTGGCTTTCATATGTGGCCGCCATTGACATATTCCATTGGACGCATACATGGGACCACTATTGAAAATCTAGCCTGGAGAATTGTGAAAGAAACTATTTTTGCCTTTATGAGATCTGTGCAACTTCTATCCGCTAGAGGGTTTATTCTCATTTATCTATTTGTTGCAAGTTTTTCAATGATGATAGGGTTGAGTGTTCTTCTATGGCAGCAGCTACGTTTTATTTATGAGGGAGAAACTTACTTGAGTCACCTAAGTTCGCAAGGGCATAATGGAGATGGAATGAAGGATTGCCAAAATCTTGttagattttttggtttttcattTTCGGTAAAACGATATTTGCCCAAGTTCCTAGTTAGTAGTTACTCAGAAGAGACACATAAAGGGAAATACACATGA
- the LOC11439196 gene encoding large ribosomal RNA subunit accumulation protein YCED homolog 2, chloroplastic isoform X1, with the protein MAKSGNLVSQRSFSSIFNPCHTATKAKPFSFLSQFHTYNNTSGSVTITASTKRKDNLDSPLIGKNTNRATRRLITISPADGKYNGEWTSDYLVSLRDLHLQDLIEVEDDPRKNAQVVINLCVQKHASFGLSVDARITTSFPSKCSNCSSPYCRQIDAKFNVWVLRATNRDKRKTPLPEIGDDPYVIYTRPGYEVDLDSIVKDAIRLNSAVNDTCSELCKKSEGTIQNTSGQSQASFDKRWSRLLELKKTIV; encoded by the exons ATGGCAAAATCTGGAAATTTGGTATCCCAAAGAAGCTTCAGCTCAATATTCAATCCATGCCACACTGCTACCAAGGCCAAACCCTTCAGTTTTCTCTCTCAGTTTCACACTTACAATAATACTAGTGGTAGTGTAACCATCACTGCATCTACCAAAAGAAAGGACAACTTGGACTCTCCATTG ATTGGGAAGAACACAAATAGGGCAACCCGCCGTCTGATCACAATATCACCGGCTGATGGAAAATATAACGGGGAATGGACAAGTGATTATCTTGTATCTTTGCGAGACCTACATTTACAGGATTTGATTGAAGTTGAAGATGATCCACGTAAGAATGCACAAGTAGTCATCAATCTCTGCGTCCAAAAG CATGCTAGCTTTGGCTTATCGGTAGATGCAAGAATCACCACATCCTTCCCTTCAAAATGCAGCAACTGTTCTTCCCCATATTGCCGACAG ATTGATGCAAAATTTAACGTATGGGTTCTCAGGGCTACAAATAGAGATAAACGTAAGACGCCACTACCTGAAATTGGAGATGACCCTTAT GTGATATATACCAGACCCGGATACGAAGTTGATCTTGATTCTATTGTAAAAGATGCCATCCGGCTAAACTCTGCAGTAAAT gaTACGTGCTCGGAATTGTGCAAAAAATCCGAGGGTACTATACAAA atACAAGTGGACAAAGTCAGGCTTCTTTCGACAAAAGGTGGTCGAGACTATTGGAACTAAAGAAAACAATTGTATGA
- the LOC11439196 gene encoding large ribosomal RNA subunit accumulation protein YCED homolog 2, chloroplastic isoform X2 has translation MAKSGNLVSQRSFSSIFNPCHTATKAKPFSFLSQFHTYNNTSGSVTITASTKRKDNLDSPLIGKNTNRATRRLITISPADGKYNGEWTSDYLVSLRDLHLQDLIEVEDDPRKNAQVVINLCVQKIDAKFNVWVLRATNRDKRKTPLPEIGDDPYVIYTRPGYEVDLDSIVKDAIRLNSAVNDTCSELCKKSEGTIQNTSGQSQASFDKRWSRLLELKKTIV, from the exons ATGGCAAAATCTGGAAATTTGGTATCCCAAAGAAGCTTCAGCTCAATATTCAATCCATGCCACACTGCTACCAAGGCCAAACCCTTCAGTTTTCTCTCTCAGTTTCACACTTACAATAATACTAGTGGTAGTGTAACCATCACTGCATCTACCAAAAGAAAGGACAACTTGGACTCTCCATTG ATTGGGAAGAACACAAATAGGGCAACCCGCCGTCTGATCACAATATCACCGGCTGATGGAAAATATAACGGGGAATGGACAAGTGATTATCTTGTATCTTTGCGAGACCTACATTTACAGGATTTGATTGAAGTTGAAGATGATCCACGTAAGAATGCACAAGTAGTCATCAATCTCTGCGTCCAAAAG ATTGATGCAAAATTTAACGTATGGGTTCTCAGGGCTACAAATAGAGATAAACGTAAGACGCCACTACCTGAAATTGGAGATGACCCTTAT GTGATATATACCAGACCCGGATACGAAGTTGATCTTGATTCTATTGTAAAAGATGCCATCCGGCTAAACTCTGCAGTAAAT gaTACGTGCTCGGAATTGTGCAAAAAATCCGAGGGTACTATACAAA atACAAGTGGACAAAGTCAGGCTTCTTTCGACAAAAGGTGGTCGAGACTATTGGAACTAAAGAAAACAATTGTATGA
- the LOC11439195 gene encoding DPH4 homolog, with amino-acid sequence MILDKKNIEETHYEVLNVKEDANYEEIRASYRSAALNLHPDKLLKTSDASRSNQTTSERFLKVHKAWEILSNSTSRLIYDKELKSSRREDFLASEVAEELRLQDMTVEDAGETLELFYQCRCGDYFSVDSLEL; translated from the coding sequence ATGATTTTGGACAAGAAAAACATTGAGGAGACTCATTACGAGGTTCTCAATGTCAAGGAGGATGCAAATTACGAAGAAATCCGTGCTAGTTACCGAAGTGCTGCACTCAATTTACATCCTGATAAGCTATTGAAGACATCTGATGCATCCCGCAGTAACCAAACAACTTCAGAGAGATTTCTCAAAGTTCACAAGGCATGGGAAATTCTAAGCAATTCAACCTCTCGTTTAATTTATGACAAGGAACTAAAAAGTTCGAGGCGGGAGGATTTCTTGGCTTCTGAAGTTGCAGAAGAGTTAAGGTTACAGGATATGACTGTTGAAGATGCTGGTGAAACATTGGAATTGTTTTATCAGTGTCGATGTGGTGATTACTTCTCTGTAGACTCATTGGAATTGTAG